The following are encoded together in the Diachasmimorpha longicaudata isolate KC_UGA_2023 chromosome 3, iyDiaLong2, whole genome shotgun sequence genome:
- the LOC135160584 gene encoding eukaryotic translation initiation factor 2-alpha kinase 1-like isoform X2: MSNGNGNQFNPWQKLETISTFDNGNDSRTTRRLDEAHDGPSGGQIVGRVAPSTSLLIESLLKSICAMFETDPTRRNKLYFILCDKLHEMKLIDSSYNMMEFESMRGQYQQAWYNLMTVARAAAGSESIIEFPNLSPDWSRYAIEFEEREFIASGGFGNVYRAVHRLDGHEYAIKKIVVKSGRVKNILQQLKEVKTLAKLNHTNIVAYKGAWIEHNLPHSLLPLPATKSRTRTRRSSLRRLSPETNSYETQTANQFKTSFSSDRVRNDSPSRLGRRIDKNLDGVSAERNSDVVSFRNDDGENIDNSISSDSNDVEEIASPTPSDLSNGKICQYYSPRVRYATIYIQMALCEKTLRTWLDERLESTPEPIATTILKQILDGLHYMHSRDIVHHDIKPSNIFIGVIGQRVEIQVGDFGLACPRKSESHHPVFGTELYTAPEQLNGQCNPKSDLYSLGIVLFEIFFPMKTGMERNSLIKQLKSGKMPEEFIENNPKWADIIKQLLLIDPAQRPSTTELLQNLNVDKDFIIADLKNRIKEKDDLINNLRMKISELKLKLDEAESTS; encoded by the exons ATGAGTAACGGCAATGGAAATCAGTTTAACCCTTGGCAGAAGTTGGAGACAATATCAACATTTGATAATG GAAACGACTCGAGGACAACCCGGCGTCTGGACGAGGCCCACGATGGACCAAGTGGTGGACAAATTGTTGGAAGAGTTGCACCATCGACGAGCCTCCTCATAGAGTCCCTCCTCAAGAGTATCTGTGCTATGTTTGAGACAGATCCCACccgaagaaataaattatacTTCA TTCTGTGTGATAAATTACACGAGATGAAGCTGATTGACAGCTCCTACAACATGATGGAGTTCGAGAGCATGAGGGGTCAATACCAACAGGCCTGGTACAACCTGATGACAGTGGCCAGGGCCGCTGCAGGATCGGAAAGTATTATAGAATTTCCAAA TCTATCTCCTGACTGGTCTCGCTACGCAATAGAGTTCGAGGAGCGTGAGTTCATCGCCTCCGGAGGCTTCGGCAATGTCTATCGAGCAGTCCACCGTCTCGACGGCCACGAGTACGCCATAAAGAAGATTGTGGTGAAATCAGGACGAGTGAAAAACATTCTCCAGCAGCTGAAGGAGGTAAAAACCCTTGCCAAGCTCAACCACACCAACATTGTCGCCTATAAAGGCGCCTGGATCGAGCACAACCTGCCTCACTCCCTTCTGCCCCTGCCCGCAACAAAATCCAGAACGAGAACCAGGAGATCGTCCTTGAGACGTTTGTCCCCCGAAACGAACTCGTATGAAACACAGACTGCTAATCAGTTTAAAACAAGTTTCTCGTCGGATCGCGTAAGAAATGATTCACCCTCTCGTCTCG GCAGGAGAATCGATAAAAATCTGGATGGAGTGTCGGCAGAGAGAAATTCTGATGTTGTGTCTTTTAGAAATGACGACGGGGAGAATATTGATAACAGTATCAGCTCTGACAGCAATGATGTCGAGGAGATTGCGTCGCCTACACCTAGTGATCTCAGTAACGGCAAAATCTGTCAATACTATTCGCCGAGAGTT AGATATGCAACAATTTACATTCAAATGGCTCTCTGCGAGAAAACCTTGCGAACGTGGTTGGACGAGCGACTGGAATCTACACCAGAGCCAATAGCAACAACAATTCTAAAACAAATACTGGATGGCCTACATTACATGCATTCTCGAGACATTGTACATCACGATATCAAG CCCAGCAATATTTTCATCGGCGTCATTGGTCAGCGAGTTGAAATTCAAGTTGGGGACTTTGGATTGGCGTGTCCTCGTAAAAGCGAGAGCCATCATCCCGTTTTCGGAACTGAACTGTATACTGCACCAGAACAACTTAATGGACAGTGCAATCCCAAA AGTGATCTCTACAGCCTAGGTATAGTGCTTTTCGAAATATTCTTCCCTATGAAGACGGGAATGGAAAGGAATTCCCTTATTAAACAACTGAAATCAGGAAAAATGCCGGAGGAATTCATCGAAAACAATCCTAAATGG GCTGATATTATTAAACAACTCCTGCTCATCGATCCCGCTCAACGTCCCTCCACCACcgaattattacaaaatttgaaCGTTGATAAGGACTTTATCATAGCTGATTTGAAAAACAGGATAAAAGAGAAAGATGATCTCATTAATAATTTGAGGATGAAGATTTCGGAGCTGAAGCTGAAGCTCGATGAGGCTGAAAGCACCAGTTAA
- the LOC135160595 gene encoding kynurenine/alpha-aminoadipate aminotransferase, mitochondrial-like isoform X1: MDYTKFFARRTHFRRDNLIRRLTKLYLQNPGSINLASGMPNSAMFPFQNLSVECGDKTISLSPKEMGDGLQYGPSQGYFPLVNKWKDFQTRWHSPPFKNWDVAVVPGSQDGFYKILDMMIDEGDPIMVQAPAYAGTIAAVHAMRPEYIGIPQDADGVIPEEIEKICSSRLKKNLTLPKALCVNPTGANPTGSVLTTDRKKSIYKLAQKYDFLIIEDDAYYFVHFLDRQPPSFLSMDTDGRVIRLDSFSKVVSSGLRLGVVTAGQEIIDKVIVSLQNTVLHASSLSQILMFKLLESWSPEEFDTHIAKVQNFYRSQRDMMVRSVEEHLKGVAEWSVPKAGMFVWIKLKTKDNALDLIMEKLIPNGVFIIPGSAFDYDEYQEDNHLRLCYSFSTEEEVDKAMRILSKCLRQQGME; the protein is encoded by the exons ATGGATTACACGAAATTTTTTGCGAGAAGAACTCATTTCCGAAGAGATAATCTCATCAGGCGATTGA CGAAGTTGTACTTGCAAAATCCTGGCTCGATTAATCTGGCGTCTGGTATGCCCAATTCCGCGATGTTtccatttcaaaatttatcagtCGAGTGTGGAGATAAAACGATAAGCTTATCGCCAAAAGAAATGGGAGATGGACTGCAGTACGGACCATCTCAAGG ATATTTTCCTTTGGTTAACAAATGGAAAGACTTCCAAACCCGGTGGCACAGTCCGCCATTCAAGAACTGGGACGTCGCTGTTGTCCCTGGGTCCCAGGACGGATTTTACAAGATCCTCGATATGATGATCGACGAGGGCGATCCTATTATGGTGCAGGCACCTGCCTACGCCGGGACCATAGCTGCA GTGCACGCCATGCGGCCAGAGTACATTGGAATTCCCCAGGACGCCGATGGGGTCATTCCGGAGGAAATCGAGAAAATTTGTAGCTCGCGATTGAAGAAAAACCTGACATTACCGAAA GCCCTGTGCGTGAACCCCACTGGTGCGAACCCAACGGGCTCCGTCCTCACGACAGACCGAAAGAAAAGTATCTACAAACTCGCGCAGAAGTACGACTTCCTCATCATCGAGGATGATGCGTACTATTTCGTTCATTTTCTCGATCGCCAGCCCCCATCTTTCCTATCCATGGACACCGATGGACGGGTCATTCGGCTGGATTCATTCAGCAAAGTTGTCAGCTCTGGACTACGACTGGGAGTGGTGACAGCAGGTCAGGAGATCATAGACAAGGTGATCGTGAGCTTGCAGAATACAGTCCTTCATGCTTCTTCGTTGTCGCAG ATATTGATGTTCAAGCTTCTGGAGAGCTGGTCCCCAGAAGAGTTTGACACGCACATCGCAAAAGTTCAGAATTTCTATAGGTCTCAACGTGACATGATGGTCAGATCTGTGGAGGAACATCTGAAAG GTGTGGCAGAATGGTCAGTCCCCAAGGCCGGTATGTTCGTCTGGATAAAACTCAAAACGAAGGACAATGCTTTAGATCTAATCATGGAGAAATTAATTCCCAACGGGGTGTTCATCATTCCTGGAAGTGCCTTCGATTACGACGAGTATCAGGAGGATAACCACCTGCGCTTGTGCTACAGCTTCTCCACGGAGGAAGAAGTCGACAAG GCAATGAGAATTCTTTCAAAATGTCTGCGCCAACAAGGGATGGAGTAA
- the LOC135160584 gene encoding probable serine/threonine-protein kinase DDB_G0268642 isoform X1, which yields MSNGNGNQFNPWQKLETISTFDNGNDSRTTRRLDEAHDGPSGGQIVGRVAPSTSLLIESLLKSICAMFETDPTRRNKLYFILCDKLHEMKLIDSSYNMMEFESMRGQYQQAWYNLMTVARAAAGSESIIEFPNLSPDWSRYAIEFEEREFIASGGFGNVYRAVHRLDGHEYAIKKIVVKSGRVKNILQQLKEVKTLAKLNHTNIVAYKGAWIEHNLPHSLLPLPATKSRTRTRRSSLRRLSPETNSYETQTANQFKTSFSSDRVRNDSPSRLGMYITNSISRQNNRREWDSDFSTSHGDVANHRFQEFNSTIDIIGRRIDKNLDGVSAERNSDVVSFRNDDGENIDNSISSDSNDVEEIASPTPSDLSNGKICQYYSPRVRYATIYIQMALCEKTLRTWLDERLESTPEPIATTILKQILDGLHYMHSRDIVHHDIKPSNIFIGVIGQRVEIQVGDFGLACPRKSESHHPVFGTELYTAPEQLNGQCNPKSDLYSLGIVLFEIFFPMKTGMERNSLIKQLKSGKMPEEFIENNPKWADIIKQLLLIDPAQRPSTTELLQNLNVDKDFIIADLKNRIKEKDDLINNLRMKISELKLKLDEAESTS from the exons ATGAGTAACGGCAATGGAAATCAGTTTAACCCTTGGCAGAAGTTGGAGACAATATCAACATTTGATAATG GAAACGACTCGAGGACAACCCGGCGTCTGGACGAGGCCCACGATGGACCAAGTGGTGGACAAATTGTTGGAAGAGTTGCACCATCGACGAGCCTCCTCATAGAGTCCCTCCTCAAGAGTATCTGTGCTATGTTTGAGACAGATCCCACccgaagaaataaattatacTTCA TTCTGTGTGATAAATTACACGAGATGAAGCTGATTGACAGCTCCTACAACATGATGGAGTTCGAGAGCATGAGGGGTCAATACCAACAGGCCTGGTACAACCTGATGACAGTGGCCAGGGCCGCTGCAGGATCGGAAAGTATTATAGAATTTCCAAA TCTATCTCCTGACTGGTCTCGCTACGCAATAGAGTTCGAGGAGCGTGAGTTCATCGCCTCCGGAGGCTTCGGCAATGTCTATCGAGCAGTCCACCGTCTCGACGGCCACGAGTACGCCATAAAGAAGATTGTGGTGAAATCAGGACGAGTGAAAAACATTCTCCAGCAGCTGAAGGAGGTAAAAACCCTTGCCAAGCTCAACCACACCAACATTGTCGCCTATAAAGGCGCCTGGATCGAGCACAACCTGCCTCACTCCCTTCTGCCCCTGCCCGCAACAAAATCCAGAACGAGAACCAGGAGATCGTCCTTGAGACGTTTGTCCCCCGAAACGAACTCGTATGAAACACAGACTGCTAATCAGTTTAAAACAAGTTTCTCGTCGGATCGCGTAAGAAATGATTCACCCTCTCGTCTCGGTATGTATATAACAAATTCAATTAGTCGTCAAAATAATCGTCGTGAATGGGACAGCGACTTTTCGACGAGCCACGGTGACGTTGCTAATCATCGATTTCAAGAATTCAATTCAACGATCGATATTATAGGCAGGAGAATCGATAAAAATCTGGATGGAGTGTCGGCAGAGAGAAATTCTGATGTTGTGTCTTTTAGAAATGACGACGGGGAGAATATTGATAACAGTATCAGCTCTGACAGCAATGATGTCGAGGAGATTGCGTCGCCTACACCTAGTGATCTCAGTAACGGCAAAATCTGTCAATACTATTCGCCGAGAGTT AGATATGCAACAATTTACATTCAAATGGCTCTCTGCGAGAAAACCTTGCGAACGTGGTTGGACGAGCGACTGGAATCTACACCAGAGCCAATAGCAACAACAATTCTAAAACAAATACTGGATGGCCTACATTACATGCATTCTCGAGACATTGTACATCACGATATCAAG CCCAGCAATATTTTCATCGGCGTCATTGGTCAGCGAGTTGAAATTCAAGTTGGGGACTTTGGATTGGCGTGTCCTCGTAAAAGCGAGAGCCATCATCCCGTTTTCGGAACTGAACTGTATACTGCACCAGAACAACTTAATGGACAGTGCAATCCCAAA AGTGATCTCTACAGCCTAGGTATAGTGCTTTTCGAAATATTCTTCCCTATGAAGACGGGAATGGAAAGGAATTCCCTTATTAAACAACTGAAATCAGGAAAAATGCCGGAGGAATTCATCGAAAACAATCCTAAATGG GCTGATATTATTAAACAACTCCTGCTCATCGATCCCGCTCAACGTCCCTCCACCACcgaattattacaaaatttgaaCGTTGATAAGGACTTTATCATAGCTGATTTGAAAAACAGGATAAAAGAGAAAGATGATCTCATTAATAATTTGAGGATGAAGATTTCGGAGCTGAAGCTGAAGCTCGATGAGGCTGAAAGCACCAGTTAA
- the LOC135160595 gene encoding kynurenine/alpha-aminoadipate aminotransferase, mitochondrial-like isoform X2: MPNSAMFPFQNLSVECGDKTISLSPKEMGDGLQYGPSQGYFPLVNKWKDFQTRWHSPPFKNWDVAVVPGSQDGFYKILDMMIDEGDPIMVQAPAYAGTIAAVHAMRPEYIGIPQDADGVIPEEIEKICSSRLKKNLTLPKALCVNPTGANPTGSVLTTDRKKSIYKLAQKYDFLIIEDDAYYFVHFLDRQPPSFLSMDTDGRVIRLDSFSKVVSSGLRLGVVTAGQEIIDKVIVSLQNTVLHASSLSQILMFKLLESWSPEEFDTHIAKVQNFYRSQRDMMVRSVEEHLKGVAEWSVPKAGMFVWIKLKTKDNALDLIMEKLIPNGVFIIPGSAFDYDEYQEDNHLRLCYSFSTEEEVDKAMRILSKCLRQQGME, encoded by the exons ATGCCCAATTCCGCGATGTTtccatttcaaaatttatcagtCGAGTGTGGAGATAAAACGATAAGCTTATCGCCAAAAGAAATGGGAGATGGACTGCAGTACGGACCATCTCAAGG ATATTTTCCTTTGGTTAACAAATGGAAAGACTTCCAAACCCGGTGGCACAGTCCGCCATTCAAGAACTGGGACGTCGCTGTTGTCCCTGGGTCCCAGGACGGATTTTACAAGATCCTCGATATGATGATCGACGAGGGCGATCCTATTATGGTGCAGGCACCTGCCTACGCCGGGACCATAGCTGCA GTGCACGCCATGCGGCCAGAGTACATTGGAATTCCCCAGGACGCCGATGGGGTCATTCCGGAGGAAATCGAGAAAATTTGTAGCTCGCGATTGAAGAAAAACCTGACATTACCGAAA GCCCTGTGCGTGAACCCCACTGGTGCGAACCCAACGGGCTCCGTCCTCACGACAGACCGAAAGAAAAGTATCTACAAACTCGCGCAGAAGTACGACTTCCTCATCATCGAGGATGATGCGTACTATTTCGTTCATTTTCTCGATCGCCAGCCCCCATCTTTCCTATCCATGGACACCGATGGACGGGTCATTCGGCTGGATTCATTCAGCAAAGTTGTCAGCTCTGGACTACGACTGGGAGTGGTGACAGCAGGTCAGGAGATCATAGACAAGGTGATCGTGAGCTTGCAGAATACAGTCCTTCATGCTTCTTCGTTGTCGCAG ATATTGATGTTCAAGCTTCTGGAGAGCTGGTCCCCAGAAGAGTTTGACACGCACATCGCAAAAGTTCAGAATTTCTATAGGTCTCAACGTGACATGATGGTCAGATCTGTGGAGGAACATCTGAAAG GTGTGGCAGAATGGTCAGTCCCCAAGGCCGGTATGTTCGTCTGGATAAAACTCAAAACGAAGGACAATGCTTTAGATCTAATCATGGAGAAATTAATTCCCAACGGGGTGTTCATCATTCCTGGAAGTGCCTTCGATTACGACGAGTATCAGGAGGATAACCACCTGCGCTTGTGCTACAGCTTCTCCACGGAGGAAGAAGTCGACAAG GCAATGAGAATTCTTTCAAAATGTCTGCGCCAACAAGGGATGGAGTAA
- the LOC135160603 gene encoding large ribosomal subunit protein uL15m, translated as MGGLQKGGRELALTMLRSLPRVCLGNLRANPGTVKKNKRGRAAHGGDKHGHGNKGSGQRQNYMRTGYETGNVPFYLRFQFEPYYKGHHVRRQYPPLSLLQLQMMIDTNRIDASKPIDLVSLFNTGLYHHDFMDTHAGVHLTDEGINNFKAKVNIEVQWATEPVIAAIEKNGGIITTAFYDRGSLHCLYDAMKFFKKGEPIPRRMLPPSDCLEYYSNAATRGYLADPDKVAYERLVLAQKYGYTLPKYEEDPDYEMLSERKDPRQIFYGLEPGWLVSLKDRAILKPKADYLKEYYAN; from the exons ATGGGAGGACTGCAAAAAGGAGGTCGGGAGTTGGCGCTGACAATGCTGAGGTCATTGCCCAGAGTTTGTTTGGGAAATTTGAGAGCTAATCCTGGCACTGTAAAGAAG aacaaAAGGGGAAGGGCTGCTCATGGGGGTGATAAGCATGGTCATGGTAACAAGGGCTCGGGACAGAGGCAGAATTACATGAGGACTGGTTATGAAACTGGAAATGTTCCATTCTACCTCAGATTTCAGTTCGAGCCCTATTACAAAGGACATCA TGTCCGGAGACAATATCCCCCACTGAGTCTCCTGCAACTCCAAATGATGATTGATACCAACAGAATCGATGCCTCGAAACCGATAGACCTTGTCAGTCTATTCAACACTGGTCTTTATCACCACGATTTTATGGACACACATGCAGGGGTCCATCTTACTGATGAA GGAATCAACAATTTCAAAGCGAAAGTGAATATTGAGGTTCAGTGGGCGACCGAACCAGTGATCGCTGCTATTGAGAAGAACGGAGGGATCATAACAACAGCATTTTATGATCGGGGGAGTTTACACTGTTTGTATGACGCCATGAAATTCTTCAagaaag GTGAACCAATTCCTCGACGAATGCTACCACCCAGTGACTGCCTGGAGTATTACTCGAACGCTGCGACTCGCGGATACCTGGCAGACCCAGACAAAGTAGCATACGAACGTCTGGTCCTCGCTCAGAAGTACGGATACACTCTCCCGAAGTATGAAGAGGATCCGGACTATGAGATGCTGTCAGAGAGAAAGGACCCTAGACAGATATTCTATGGATTAGAGCCCGGCTGGTTGGTGAGTTTGAAGGACAGGGCGATTTTAAAACCAAAGGCCGATTATCTCAAAGAGTATTACGCCAATTAA